A genome region from Hevea brasiliensis isolate MT/VB/25A 57/8 chromosome 9, ASM3005281v1, whole genome shotgun sequence includes the following:
- the LOC110649628 gene encoding protein SPIRAL1-like 2 has protein sequence MGRGVSSGGAQSSLGYLFGSGEAPKPSTNGAQPAPDDVQAVNNVPPSKPAVAPQPIDANKQIPAGINSSSANNYMRADGQNAGNFITDRPSAKVHGAPGGGSSLGYLFGGGSK, from the exons CAGTGGGGGGGCCCAAAGTTCATTGGGCTATCTGTTTGGGAGTGGAGAAGCTCCAAAGCCTTCCACAAATGGTGCTCAACCTGCTCCAGATGATGTCCAGGCAGTGAATAATGTGCCTCCCTCCAAACCTGCCGTTGCCCCTCAACCAATAGATGCCAACAAGCAGATTCCTGCTGGTATTAATAGTTCTTCTGCAAACAACTATATGCGGGCAGATGGCCAAAATGCTGGAAACTTCATCACG GATCGACCTTCAGCCAAAGTCCATGGTGCCCCTGGTGGTGGATCTTCTCTGGGATACCTCTTTGGTGGTGGTAGTAAGTGA